ACGGTGAGCGCCAAGGTCAAGGGGATGATCGCGGCCTACGCGGCTCGCTTCGGCCAGTACCCGTTCCTCAACGAGAAATACGGCCACGCCGAATTCCCGTTCGGTGGCGGCATGGAACACCAGACTTGCACGAGCCTCGGCGCTTTTGGCGAGTACGTCGTGGCACACGAGCTCGGACACCAGTGGTTCGGCGACCTCGTCACCTGCGAGGACTTCCATCACATCTGGCTCAACGAGGGATTTGCGACCTACCTGGAATCGGTGTGGGCCGAAGTGAACGGCGGCTCGAGCCTCTATCGCACGCACTTGAACCCGAATCGCTACTACGGCTCGGGCACGATCTACTGCCCCGATCTCTCGGACGTCAATCGCATCTTCGACACCAATCTCACCTACGACAAGCCGTCGTGGGTGCTGCACATGCTGCGCCACGTCCTCGGGGACAGCACGTTCTTCACCGCGATGCACGCCTATCGCGACAAGTTCGCGTACTCCACGGCGACGACCGAGGGCTTCGAGGGCGTGATGGAGTCGTTCTACGGCGGCAGCCTCGGCAAGTTCTTCCAGGAGTGGATCTACGGCGAGTACTACCCGATCTATCGCTGGAACTATTCCGCTGCGCCGTCTGGCGGCGGCTACGACGTGACCGTGAATCTCGCGCAGACCCAGTCCTGGCAGATCTTCTGGATGCCGGTGGACGTGACGATCCAGGCGGGCGGGGGTTCCACCACGTTCGTGGCGATGGACTCGCTGCCGGCGCAGCCGTTCACCTTCCATGTCGCGAGCGCGCCGACCAGCGTGCTGATCGATCCGAATGAATGGATCTTGCGCCAGTTCGACAACACCACCGATGTGGGAGTCCGCGCGCCGATCACGTCGCTCGAGCTGGCGCGGCCCTGGCCCAATCCCTGCCGCGACGGCGCGCATCTCGAATTCGCGCTGCCGCGCGCCGGCGTGCTGCACGCGTTCGTGGTCGACGCAGCCGGCCGCCGAGTGGTGAAGCTCGCCGACGGCCCGTTCGTCGCCGGGCGGCACGGGCTGGACTGGGACGGGCGCGATGGTGACGGCGTCCCGGTGCAGGATGGGATCTACTGGGCCACGGTCGAGCAGGGCGGGGCCAGGGTGGCGCGAAAGATGGTGGTGCTGCGGTAGGGGCTGGCGGTCTCGAGCGCGGCTAGCCTTCGACGCCCGCGCGCCTTCTCAGCGCCTCGAAGCGCGGATCCGCGCGCAGCGGATCGAGCCGCGGATGCACCTGGAGCCACACCAGCGCGGTGTCGCGCTCGAACACCGCCTGCTCGAGCCACTCGAAGGCCTGCTCGAACTCGCCCAGCGCCACGTGGATCACGGCGAGTGCGTGGGGAGACACGAAGCGCTGCCTCCGGCACGATGCGAGGCTCTCGAGCATGCGACGCGCGTCTTCCACCCGTCCGGCGGCCGCGTAGGCGTAGCCCAATCCCGGCATCCGCTCGGGCTCGACGCCGTTCAAGCGCGCGGCGGCGTGGAACGACGCGATCGCCTCGTCGTGCCGGCCGAGCTGCGAGCACACGCGGCCGAGATCGGTGTGGACCTGCACGAAGGTGGGATCGACGTCGAGCGCGCGGTGCAGCACCGACAGCGCCTCGTCGTAGCGGCGGGCGAAGTACAGCACGTCGGCGTGCGTCACCGCCATGACGGTGGACAGCGGATCGAGCTCGTTGGCGAGCCTTGCTTCCGCCTCGGCTTCGGCGAAGCGGCCGCGCATCACCAGGTACTCGGCGAACCACTGATGCCCGGTGGCGTAGCTCGGCTGCAGCTCGATGGCGCGCCGGAATTCGCGCTCGGCCGAGACCCAGTCCCATTCGTGGAACGAATACTGGAACGCCAGCGAAGTGTGCGCTTCGGCCAGATTCGAGTCGAGATCGAGCGCCCGGCGCGCGGCGGCGCGCGCTCGCGGCCCGGTGGCGTTGGGCGCCAGCGCATGCATGTCGCCGAGGATGTTGTAAGCGTCGGCGAGCCCGGTCCAGGCGAGCGCGTAAGTGGGATCGACCTCGAGCGCGCGCTCGAACAGCTCGATGCTGCGACGCAGCGAGTCGGCGTTCCTCCGGTTCCACTGGAAGCGCCCGCGCAGGTAGGAGTCGTAGGCGGCGGGATTCACGGCGCGCGCCTGCGACAGCCGCTCGGACTCCTGCGGCGTCAGCCGCACGCGAATCTCCTCGGCGATCGCGCGTGCGACTTCGCCCTGCAATGCCAGCACGTCGTCGAGATCGTGCTCGTAGCTGCGCGCCCACAGATGGCGGTCGGTGGCGGCCTCGATCAGCTGGGCGCTGATGCGCACCCGATCGCCGGCCCGCGCCACCGTGCCTTCGACGATCGCGTCCACGCGCAGCGCGCGCGCCACCTCCTGCAGCGTGGCGTGAGTGCCCTTGTAGCGCATCACCGAGGTGCGCGAGATCACACGCAGCGCGCCGATCTGCGCCAGATTGCCGATCAGAGCCTCGGTCATGCCGTCGGCGAAGAACTCCTCGGCCGCGTCGCCCGAGAGATTCTCGAGCGGCAGCACCGCCAGCGAGGCGATCTCGGCCGGCGCCGCGACCGCTTCGGTGCCGCCGAGCCGCTCGAGATCATCGCGGAGTGATTGCGCCGAGGAATAGCGGCGCTCGGGGCGCTTCTCGATCGCCTTGAGGATCACGCCTTCGAGCGCGGGCGAGATCTCGGGTCGAACCTGGCGCGGCGGCGTGGGCGGCGCGTTCACCACCGAATACATGAGCGCCGCGCTGGTGGGCGCATCGTAAGGCCTTCGCCCGGTGGTCATCTCGAACAGCAACACGCCGAGCGCGTGGACGTCGGTACGCGCATCGAGGGGCTCGCCGGTGAACTGCTCGGGCGCCATGTAGGGCAGGGTGCCGGCCAGCGAGGCGCTGTCGCGACTCGCCACCGAGCCGCGGCCGCGCTGCAGGAGCTGCGCGAGACCGAAGTCGAGGATCTTGATCTGCCCGCGCGGCGTGACGTGGACGTT
This window of the Candidatus Sulfotelmatobacter sp. genome carries:
- a CDS encoding M1 family aminopeptidase, which produces MKSTWLGCVPRPFVVLAMAWLVALGAARLAAAQDSGAPRRLPDEPTLPADGIHVTPYLSYHDARLLERARVHAIPMTANQASYDVRYYDLNLQPNPSTQILTGAVRVLASVTAGPLTTLELDLASGPLTVDAVTCAGSPATFTHASDLLTINLDRPYATGETMDVTVSYHGQPQATGFGSFGFSTHGGKSLIWTLSEPFGAHSWWPCKDQPDDKADSVDVRVTVPTGMITAGNGTRVEYTDNGTTSFTHWRERYPIASYLVSMTCFAYSTYSDWYRYTPTDSMEIKFFYYPENVAAHSTVSAKVKGMIAAYAARFGQYPFLNEKYGHAEFPFGGGMEHQTCTSLGAFGEYVVAHELGHQWFGDLVTCEDFHHIWLNEGFATYLESVWAEVNGGSSLYRTHLNPNRYYGSGTIYCPDLSDVNRIFDTNLTYDKPSWVLHMLRHVLGDSTFFTAMHAYRDKFAYSTATTEGFEGVMESFYGGSLGKFFQEWIYGEYYPIYRWNYSAAPSGGGYDVTVNLAQTQSWQIFWMPVDVTIQAGGGSTTFVAMDSLPAQPFTFHVASAPTSVLIDPNEWILRQFDNTTDVGVRAPITSLELARPWPNPCRDGAHLEFALPRAGVLHAFVVDAAGRRVVKLADGPFVAGRHGLDWDGRDGDGVPVQDGIYWATVEQGGARVARKMVVLR
- a CDS encoding protein kinase translates to MLAGRYSTMEMIGQLFSHYRILERVGAGGMGVVYRARDQRLERDVALKVLPPGALVDEAARRRFRREALAASRPTHPGIATVFDFDSERDTDFLVMELVPGETLKQRLGRGPLAEAEAVDCAKQIAEALQAAHELGVVHCDLKPENVHVTPRGQIKILDFGLAQLLQRGRGSVASRDSASLAGTLPYMAPEQFTGEPLDARTDVHALGVLLFEMTTGRRPYDAPTSAALMYSVVNAPPTPPRQVRPEISPALEGVILKAIEKRPERRYSSAQSLRDDLERLGGTEAVAAPAEIASLAVLPLENLSGDAAEEFFADGMTEALIGNLAQIGALRVISRTSVMRYKGTHATLQEVARALRVDAIVEGTVARAGDRVRISAQLIEAATDRHLWARSYEHDLDDVLALQGEVARAIAEEIRVRLTPQESERLSQARAVNPAAYDSYLRGRFQWNRRNADSLRRSIELFERALEVDPTYALAWTGLADAYNILGDMHALAPNATGPRARAAARRALDLDSNLAEAHTSLAFQYSFHEWDWVSAEREFRRAIELQPSYATGHQWFAEYLVMRGRFAEAEAEARLANELDPLSTVMAVTHADVLYFARRYDEALSVLHRALDVDPTFVQVHTDLGRVCSQLGRHDEAIASFHAAARLNGVEPERMPGLGYAYAAAGRVEDARRMLESLASCRRQRFVSPHALAVIHVALGEFEQAFEWLEQAVFERDTALVWLQVHPRLDPLRADPRFEALRRRAGVEG